The proteins below come from a single Candidatus Bathyarchaeota archaeon genomic window:
- a CDS encoding ASCH domain-containing protein: protein MSNVEYCLIIKKKYLNLILDGLKVWEIRTKPLFQEGDRIALGYGGVVLGYATVSEIKKKTVLQMKRYNNKHLANDFIEQRWRDKPYLYALVLTKVEPSSDRLTYPRSYGSVKVRLA, encoded by the coding sequence GTGAGCAACGTTGAGTATTGCTTGATTATTAAAAAGAAGTACCTTAACTTGATCTTAGATGGATTGAAAGTTTGGGAGATTAGAACCAAACCACTTTTTCAAGAAGGCGACAGAATTGCACTTGGATATGGTGGAGTGGTTTTGGGTTATGCAACGGTTTCAGAGATTAAGAAAAAAACCGTTCTTCAAATGAAGCGGTATAATAACAAACATTTAGCCAACGACTTTATTGAGCAACGCTGGAGAGACAAGCCGTATCTCTACGCTTTAGTTCTCACAAAGGTCGAGCCCAGTTCCGACAGGTTAACTTATCCTCGTTCCTATGGCTCAGTAAAAGTGCGATTGGCTTAA
- a CDS encoding helix-turn-helix transcriptional regulator yields the protein MANELRENENNVELIDRWNFLILWNLKDEPLRFTEFKRIEGISTKTISNRLKVLESYRLINRVIYAEVPQRVEYSLTEKGKTLIPIIDDFFNWGKTVLRK from the coding sequence TTGGCTAATGAACTGCGAGAAAATGAAAATAATGTGGAGCTTATTGATCGCTGGAACTTTCTTATCCTTTGGAATCTAAAAGACGAACCATTACGGTTTACAGAGTTCAAACGGATTGAAGGAATTAGTACTAAAACTATCTCAAACCGTCTTAAGGTATTAGAGAGTTATAGATTAATAAATAGAGTAATTTATGCTGAGGTGCCTCAAAGAGTTGAATATTCATTAACAGAGAAAGGTAAAACTCTTATTCCAATTATTGATGATTTCTTTAATTGGGGTAAAACCGTTTTAAGGAAATAG
- a CDS encoding phage tail tube protein: MSYGAHESKLYYVQEATYGTTPSNPTMLGLATADNIEPSLDPGLMAIRGVGSRDPATLRKGLRKVGLKVSYALPSDAPISFLQLITSLNSASIEVLYYKGVFSAPTNVIELLHTGCRMDKVTVECSIEDVIKATADLIGQNVSTGTAKITGATYADYASAVPWYDSYVQKGAADGSSLVAIDRVTDWKFTIENNLKRLPVINATGYLLKYLQEKQRGLSGELVFEFESIQEYTDIVNDAEFSLKFGLGGSNSALFKNCKWDKASIPTKIEDLVSLKASFTARDIIIS, from the coding sequence ATGTCGTATGGAGCGCACGAATCAAAACTCTACTACGTCCAAGAGGCAACATACGGAACCACTCCGTCCAATCCCACAATGCTGGGTCTAGCTACGGCAGATAACATTGAGCCATCCCTAGACCCTGGACTGATGGCTATTCGCGGCGTGGGTTCACGAGACCCCGCTACACTACGCAAAGGCTTACGAAAAGTCGGGCTGAAAGTTTCCTATGCTCTTCCAAGCGATGCCCCCATTAGCTTTTTGCAGTTGATTACCTCGCTGAACTCCGCCAGCATCGAAGTTCTCTATTACAAAGGCGTTTTCTCCGCCCCAACCAACGTCATTGAACTGTTACATACTGGCTGCAGGATGGACAAAGTAACCGTTGAATGCTCAATCGAGGATGTCATTAAAGCTACGGCTGACTTAATCGGGCAAAACGTCTCAACTGGCACTGCTAAAATCACGGGTGCAACTTACGCTGACTATGCAAGCGCAGTTCCATGGTATGATAGCTACGTGCAGAAAGGAGCAGCTGATGGTTCCAGCCTTGTTGCTATCGACCGCGTGACTGACTGGAAGTTTACCATCGAAAACAACCTCAAACGCCTCCCCGTCATCAACGCCACCGGCTATTTGTTGAAGTACCTTCAAGAAAAGCAACGTGGATTATCGGGCGAGTTAGTCTTTGAGTTTGAGAGCATCCAAGAATACACCGATATAGTAAACGACGCTGAATTTAGTCTAAAATTTGGGCTTGGCGGTAGTAACAGCGCCCTTTTCAAAAACTGCAAATGGGACAAAGCCAGTATCCCCACAAAAATTGAGGACCTTGTCAGCCTCAAGGCGTCATTTACCGCTCGTGACATCATCATTAGCTGA
- a CDS encoding ribbon-helix-helix domain-containing protein, with the protein MKKEKWVVFREETKLVSLIDGIAERRGIDRSDFIREAVRKQLTELGFFPEPVNTASEERRENSDRGISHGQAS; encoded by the coding sequence ATGAAAAAGGAAAAATGGGTAGTCTTTAGAGAGGAAACAAAACTCGTCAGCCTCATAGACGGCATAGCAGAAAGAAGAGGCATCGACAGAAGTGACTTCATACGGGAAGCCGTACGAAAACAACTAACAGAGTTAGGGTTTTTCCCAGAACCAGTAAACACCGCTAGTGAGGAACGCAGAGAAAACAGCGACCGAGGAATAAGCCATGGACAAGCAAGTTGA
- a CDS encoding LuxR family transcriptional regulator, whose protein sequence is MALTEREKQILRLHAQGLSDYRIARKLNMEMPNVKRSRKNASKKIEHARADLEFIDQLKFQRPPP, encoded by the coding sequence TTGGCATTGACTGAGCGTGAAAAGCAGATTCTACGGTTACATGCACAGGGCTTGAGCGATTATCGGATTGCGAGAAAATTGAATATGGAAATGCCAAATGTAAAGCGTTCAAGAAAGAACGCATCAAAGAAGATAGAACATGCACGAGCTGATTTAGAGTTTATCGACCAACTCAAATTCCAGCGGCCGCCTCCATGA
- a CDS encoding TdeIII family type II restriction endonuclease gives MKNQVREELKNILINCIEEKIENYNPESESKPFFEAIFSKKIVNTASLIQSFYTSFGTSIYEQMAVLLAEKNAGYHAERQYVLLGEIDVKTEILINQMHLDILKIGQSGRKESQVTAIKSSILPGKADQDPESIVDVFIKKPTGEEFYFDVTSPKGNIKEFRTLKKKLLRWTALRLSINKQAIVNTGLAIPYNPYHPQPYARWTSTNLYDDGELMVGSDFWNFVAAEPVYEDLLAVFKEVGLMLKPKIDEAVGR, from the coding sequence ATGAAAAATCAAGTTAGAGAGGAATTAAAAAATATACTGATCAATTGCATAGAAGAAAAAATCGAAAATTATAACCCTGAGTCCGAATCAAAGCCTTTCTTTGAGGCTATTTTTTCAAAAAAGATAGTAAACACCGCATCTCTCATTCAATCATTTTATACTTCCTTTGGCACTTCGATCTATGAACAAATGGCTGTGCTACTTGCAGAAAAAAATGCTGGATATCATGCCGAGCGACAATACGTTTTATTGGGTGAGATAGATGTTAAAACGGAAATATTAATCAACCAAATGCATCTTGATATATTGAAAATTGGGCAATCCGGACGAAAAGAAAGTCAAGTTACCGCTATAAAAAGCAGCATATTACCAGGCAAAGCAGATCAAGACCCGGAGAGTATTGTTGATGTTTTTATTAAAAAGCCTACAGGAGAGGAGTTTTATTTTGATGTTACGAGCCCTAAAGGTAACATAAAAGAGTTTAGAACGCTAAAAAAGAAGCTATTACGCTGGACGGCACTGCGACTCAGCATAAACAAGCAAGCAATTGTCAATACTGGTTTGGCAATTCCTTATAATCCGTATCACCCACAACCTTATGCGCGTTGGACTTCGACCAATTTATATGATGACGGTGAGTTAATGGTTGGTTCAGATTTTTGGAATTTTGTTGCAGCAGAACCAGTTTATGAAGATTTACTTGCTGTTTTTAAGGAAGTTGGCTTGATGCTTAAGCCAAAAATTGACGAAGCTGTGGGTCGATAA
- a CDS encoding DUF2779 domain-containing protein, producing MIEDTNIVTASQTTIRLMKKPQVNVIFEAAFTADNMNVRVDALKRDGDKWQIIEVKDSVNDKNEFVDDMAYTLMVILRANIPISKVSLMLLSKEYRLGMSTEKLFTEIDHTEEVQKKAAIFEGLRQKIDLETSTDSKPTSALKFECKACPVFEQCTGSGIKNYILEIPRISKSKFTKLMEEGYSRIEQIPEDFDLSPFQSRVRNCVRSQKPFVGKELKETLDRIIFPAYYLDFETLSTAIPIYQNVAPWEPILSQYSIHVCSTVGKITNHLEYLADPLQDCRRELAENLIKDLAGQGSVIVYSGFENGKIKAMASLYPDLAQALNEVTGRLVDLLAIITQSFYHPNFYGSTSIKVVLPTLVPKLSYDDLEIRNGGVATAAFTYMALGKIKGEKVQKVRQDLLRYCERDTLAMVEIHKELMSYV from the coding sequence TTGATTGAGGATACCAATATAGTAACCGCTTCTCAAACAACTATACGCTTAATGAAAAAACCCCAAGTAAATGTCATTTTTGAGGCAGCCTTTACAGCCGATAATATGAATGTAAGAGTTGATGCACTAAAGAGGGATGGTGATAAGTGGCAAATTATTGAAGTTAAAGATAGCGTGAATGATAAAAATGAATTTGTCGATGACATGGCATATACATTAATGGTCATATTACGAGCCAATATTCCGATTTCAAAAGTTTCATTGATGTTATTATCAAAAGAATATAGACTGGGCATGTCTACTGAAAAATTATTTACAGAGATAGACCATACTGAGGAAGTGCAGAAAAAAGCAGCAATATTTGAAGGTTTAAGACAAAAAATCGACCTGGAAACAAGTACTGATTCCAAACCAACTTCTGCATTAAAGTTTGAGTGTAAAGCCTGCCCTGTTTTTGAGCAATGTACTGGTTCGGGTATAAAGAACTACATCTTAGAGATTCCACGGATAAGCAAGTCTAAGTTTACAAAACTTATGGAAGAAGGATACTCGCGTATAGAGCAAATACCAGAAGACTTCGATCTTTCGCCATTTCAATCGAGAGTTCGTAATTGCGTTAGAAGCCAAAAACCATTCGTTGGGAAGGAATTAAAGGAAACACTCGATAGGATTATTTTCCCTGCTTATTATCTCGACTTTGAAACGCTTTCGACAGCAATACCAATTTACCAGAATGTTGCTCCCTGGGAACCTATTCTCTCCCAATACTCTATACACGTCTGTTCAACAGTAGGCAAAATAACTAACCACCTTGAGTATTTAGCTGATCCTCTTCAAGATTGTAGAAGGGAACTTGCAGAAAATTTAATCAAAGACTTGGCTGGGCAGGGAAGCGTAATAGTATATTCAGGCTTTGAAAATGGAAAAATAAAAGCGATGGCGTCTCTGTACCCCGACCTCGCACAAGCCCTTAATGAAGTAACAGGCCGATTGGTCGATCTACTTGCAATTATTACCCAATCGTTCTACCATCCTAATTTTTATGGAAGTACCTCAATCAAAGTAGTTCTGCCCACTCTTGTACCTAAGCTTTCATATGACGATTTAGAAATAAGAAACGGTGGAGTGGCTACTGCAGCTTTTACTTACATGGCATTAGGAAAAATAAAAGGTGAGAAAGTGCAAAAAGTTCGCCAAGACCTTCTTAGATATTGTGAGCGTGATACACTTGCAATGGTTGAGATTCATAAGGAATTGATGTCCTATGTCTGA
- a CDS encoding site-specific DNA-methyltransferase encodes MQEKDLLTIKEAAEKAAVYRKRPVKPHNIAYLVNYAKIHSYDKEGNERNALNGETLVSWKELKEYYDIYSREREYKEALGDHINWSLSFEDVPESESTKHVHRLHPYKGKFIPQLVEYFLNDKVNGFKKEVYFQKGDTILDPFAGSGTTLVECFELGLNSIGLDISKFNCMIIKAKTEKYNLNGLDKTLLSAANATIDFSLKGTWGLSQQKLDAELSRVNKVYFTNPEFKFLVGNLRKFRDAVQKTAKVSNKHNGIDPLSEALKKLDSEKENLLQKVIDFITARDVDMTFTIDAQNIMFLEDQFTSLYSTKILDTLKITPSKQSKLMADFTSDASECFLTAWYTQRQRSEMQYYLSQIDRVTNPKVQDLMRVILSRTIRSCRATTHSDLATLTEPQTKPYYCTKHYKICTPVTTIASHLKRYTIDTLTRLEAFSKLRQDVFSDVINADARVVDIFSCVRDNNLAFAKILKERKIAGIFTSPPYVGQIDYHEQHAYAYELFDIERKDALEIGRQEMGTGKRAQNDYVEGISEVLINCQKYLKDNFSIFIVANDNRNLYGTIAEKANLRIIETFYRPVLNRTERDKQPYSEAIFHMKAK; translated from the coding sequence GTGCAGGAAAAAGATTTATTGACCATCAAGGAGGCTGCAGAAAAAGCCGCCGTATATAGGAAACGACCAGTTAAACCGCATAATATCGCTTATCTCGTTAACTACGCAAAAATTCACAGCTATGACAAAGAGGGAAATGAAAGAAATGCTCTAAACGGTGAAACACTGGTCTCTTGGAAGGAATTAAAGGAATATTACGATATTTACAGTAGAGAAAGAGAATACAAAGAAGCATTAGGTGACCATATAAATTGGAGCCTAAGCTTTGAGGATGTACCCGAATCAGAGAGCACAAAACATGTTCACCGTTTGCACCCCTATAAAGGAAAATTCATTCCACAACTCGTAGAATATTTTCTGAACGACAAAGTTAATGGTTTTAAAAAAGAAGTGTATTTCCAAAAAGGCGATACAATTTTAGACCCCTTCGCCGGTTCTGGCACCACTCTGGTAGAATGTTTCGAACTTGGCTTAAACTCAATTGGGCTTGATATTTCAAAATTCAACTGCATGATTATAAAAGCCAAGACCGAAAAATATAACCTAAATGGTCTTGATAAGACACTCTTGTCTGCAGCGAATGCAACAATAGACTTTAGTTTAAAAGGTACATGGGGCTTATCTCAGCAAAAGCTTGACGCAGAACTAAGCCGCGTAAACAAGGTCTATTTTACTAACCCAGAATTCAAATTCTTAGTTGGGAATTTACGCAAGTTTAGAGATGCAGTTCAAAAGACTGCTAAGGTGTCGAATAAACACAATGGAATCGACCCCCTAAGTGAAGCATTAAAAAAACTCGACTCTGAAAAAGAAAACTTGCTTCAAAAGGTCATAGACTTTATCACTGCAAGAGATGTTGATATGACCTTTACAATTGATGCTCAAAACATTATGTTCCTTGAAGATCAATTTACTAGTTTATATTCAACAAAAATTTTGGATACCTTGAAGATAACCCCAAGTAAGCAAAGTAAGTTAATGGCTGATTTTACAAGTGATGCTTCCGAATGTTTTCTCACAGCATGGTATACCCAAAGACAAAGGTCTGAAATGCAATACTACCTTTCTCAAATTGACCGTGTTACCAATCCAAAAGTTCAAGATTTAATGCGTGTAATCCTTTCAAGAACTATAAGGTCCTGTAGAGCAACGACTCATAGTGACTTAGCTACCTTAACAGAACCTCAAACAAAACCCTACTATTGCACAAAACATTACAAGATTTGCACCCCTGTAACGACAATTGCCAGCCATCTGAAGAGATATACTATTGATACTCTTACACGGCTTGAAGCATTCTCAAAGCTTAGACAAGATGTATTCTCTGACGTTATAAATGCTGACGCGCGAGTAGTTGATATCTTTTCTTGTGTTAGAGATAATAATCTAGCCTTCGCTAAAATCCTTAAGGAAAGGAAAATAGCTGGAATCTTTACCTCACCGCCATATGTTGGACAAATCGATTATCATGAGCAGCACGCATATGCATACGAACTTTTTGACATAGAAAGGAAGGATGCTTTGGAGATAGGACGGCAAGAAATGGGTACAGGTAAAAGAGCTCAAAATGACTACGTGGAAGGTATTTCAGAAGTTCTCATCAACTGTCAGAAGTATTTGAAAGATAATTTTTCAATATTTATTGTAGCAAATGACAACAGAAACTTGTATGGAACAATTGCTGAAAAAGCTAATTTGAGAATAATTGAGACTTTCTATCGACCAGTTCTTAACAGAACTGAGCGAGATAAACAACCATACTCAGAAGCGATTTTCCATATGAAAGCGAAGTGA
- a CDS encoding HK97 gp10 family phage protein, which yields MSIEFTLEINDQDFRDRIQKVDQAIQDAVQDALVQAANAMVLRARQLVPVRTGYLQSTIYAKAQQWQIELCASASYAAFQELGTSRIQPHLFLTRSLQEVLPQLPAFISEAIQRSVEEVA from the coding sequence GTGAGCATTGAGTTTACCTTAGAGATTAACGACCAAGATTTCAGGGATAGAATCCAAAAGGTAGACCAGGCCATACAGGACGCCGTTCAAGATGCTCTCGTGCAGGCGGCAAACGCCATGGTCCTACGTGCTCGGCAGTTAGTGCCCGTTCGGACGGGGTACCTGCAGAGCACTATTTACGCTAAGGCGCAGCAATGGCAAATCGAGCTTTGCGCTTCCGCGTCTTATGCTGCTTTTCAGGAGTTGGGCACTAGCCGCATTCAGCCGCACCTTTTCTTGACCCGATCCCTACAAGAGGTTCTGCCGCAACTTCCCGCCTTCATCAGCGAAGCGATCCAGCGGTCCGTTGAGGAGGTCGCTTAA
- a CDS encoding SWIM zinc finger family protein: MKQTIPRKEAYLKEHGIYPESYRGFKRSLKKNFRKRKDLLSKTKIRESTGQRPEVVEKYLKAMVELGDIRTCEAFYLGCSLLELIIADFPHGMVTFCPTCNEEIILPPSEIELLCKCGIHYTKQASRWVYKPRIEYLGNASWRLESLTHPGKEFYEVRPFDDYCSCPHHSIRGAHCKHLTQVTELVANIISEEIIGDSKFKATGGLIVIATALDRLLDRRKKLKQLTYRMLGNAMEKSGLNSSKAALARIISDLAKKQAVSRTHLPLSYIEGKTLIDLNPAILKRFRELDKSIIDSYTKSFIVQLLEHRTPFLKLDNVEYPDIILPNGEFDLSVDVNYCFPKPTPVRLELSDAQSHTILRSFTVRLNGEDVRSIPLKLSSLEMQAWVPQIELYCQDDKKEWHLVDHYLAGRPIVAPKIIMRKTVAGLYEVESFTQPGKFYEVDYIRKKCTCPAYSWNQPCKHLELVKDLHFSHLTNVMNG; the protein is encoded by the coding sequence ATGAAGCAAACGATACCTCGCAAAGAAGCTTACCTAAAAGAGCACGGCATATACCCGGAATCTTATAGAGGATTTAAGCGATCGCTTAAGAAAAATTTTAGAAAACGCAAAGACTTACTCAGTAAAACAAAGATAAGAGAATCAACGGGGCAACGTCCGGAAGTAGTGGAAAAATATCTTAAAGCTATGGTAGAACTCGGGGATATTAGGACATGTGAGGCTTTCTATCTTGGCTGCTCACTCCTTGAATTAATAATCGCGGATTTTCCGCATGGAATGGTAACTTTTTGTCCAACATGTAACGAGGAAATAATACTTCCGCCGAGTGAAATTGAGCTTTTATGTAAATGCGGCATCCATTATACAAAACAAGCTTCAAGATGGGTATACAAGCCTCGAATAGAATATTTAGGGAACGCTTCTTGGAGACTGGAGAGCCTTACTCACCCCGGTAAGGAGTTCTATGAAGTTAGGCCGTTTGATGATTACTGTTCATGTCCTCATCATTCCATTCGAGGAGCACACTGCAAACACCTAACACAGGTCACAGAACTGGTTGCAAACATAATCTCCGAAGAGATAATCGGAGACAGTAAATTCAAGGCTACTGGCGGCTTAATCGTAATTGCAACCGCCTTGGATAGACTATTGGACCGTCGCAAAAAATTAAAGCAATTGACTTACCGAATGTTGGGGAACGCTATGGAAAAGAGTGGACTAAACTCTTCCAAGGCAGCGTTGGCTCGAATTATTTCTGACTTGGCAAAAAAACAAGCTGTTAGCAGAACTCACCTTCCGCTATCATACATAGAAGGCAAAACATTAATTGACCTAAACCCAGCGATATTGAAGCGTTTTCGTGAGCTAGATAAATCGATTATTGACAGTTATACTAAAAGCTTCATAGTCCAGTTGCTGGAGCATAGGACGCCTTTTTTGAAGCTTGATAACGTTGAGTACCCAGATATAATTCTCCCAAATGGCGAGTTTGACCTTTCAGTGGATGTAAACTATTGTTTTCCCAAGCCTACCCCAGTCCGACTGGAGTTGAGTGATGCCCAAAGTCACACGATATTACGTTCCTTCACGGTACGCTTGAATGGTGAAGATGTAAGAAGTATTCCGTTAAAATTAAGCTCCCTTGAAATGCAGGCATGGGTTCCTCAAATCGAACTCTATTGTCAAGACGATAAAAAGGAGTGGCACTTAGTCGACCATTATTTAGCCGGCAGGCCAATTGTCGCCCCTAAAATAATAATGAGAAAAACTGTAGCTGGTCTCTATGAAGTCGAAAGTTTCACCCAACCAGGCAAGTTTTATGAAGTTGATTATATACGAAAAAAATGCACTTGTCCAGCTTATTCTTGGAACCAACCATGCAAGCATCTGGAGCTTGTAAAAGACCTACACTTTTCACATTTAACTAACGTTATGAATGGATAA
- a CDS encoding DUF2190 family protein has translation MTDRTSKAWMAAGETDDPNAIIESFEAAAGITKGSPVYLSADDKVSSSPGGDDAIGVATKTVLAAEMCPVLKRGRVKVAANGAITRGKAVCAAGSNKVAPLVDQAVNEGGAATYTIFYNRKLGTALESTTTDGDLLFIDVEK, from the coding sequence ATGACTGATAGAACAAGCAAAGCTTGGATGGCTGCAGGAGAAACAGACGACCCAAACGCCATAATCGAATCTTTTGAAGCCGCCGCCGGCATCACCAAAGGCTCACCCGTCTACTTGAGCGCCGACGACAAGGTCTCATCAAGTCCAGGCGGAGACGACGCCATCGGAGTAGCAACCAAAACGGTGCTGGCAGCGGAAATGTGTCCGGTACTCAAACGTGGCAGAGTAAAAGTCGCAGCAAATGGAGCCATAACACGCGGAAAAGCCGTCTGCGCAGCTGGAAGCAACAAAGTAGCCCCACTGGTTGACCAAGCAGTCAACGAAGGCGGCGCAGCAACCTACACCATATTCTACAACCGCAAACTCGGCACAGCCCTAGAATCCACAACAACAGACGGCGACCTACTATTCATCGACGTGGAGAAGTGA
- a CDS encoding phage tail tube protein, whose protein sequence is MVDTYHSDQEKFYYVPEGTFGVVPASPAMLGHSCSSLDPDINPNNIKVSGTGAIDLVALKRGLRQPLLKIKYPIPSDAPINFLQYVKQELNVSLSLQVLYYKDIFATATDIISLLYKGARFDKATLTCDIDGILECEAEFPAQDVEVTTAKITGASYTDYAGAVSGSESYVKIGGVTCERVTSWKLQIENSCKPVPVIRSTNGHLAKYLTWGKRLLTGELNFEFESKQEADDVLADTEQSSLEFGLGGANKVSVEHTKWEDFSLSGKSEDLIYAKVPFTARGPLTIS, encoded by the coding sequence ATGGTGGACACCTATCATAGCGATCAAGAAAAGTTCTATTATGTACCGGAGGGCACCTTCGGCGTGGTTCCAGCTAGCCCAGCGATGCTTGGGCACTCCTGCAGCAGCCTCGACCCAGACATAAACCCAAACAACATCAAAGTCTCAGGCACCGGCGCCATCGATTTGGTTGCATTAAAGCGTGGCTTAAGACAGCCGCTCCTAAAAATCAAGTACCCCATCCCATCGGATGCACCCATCAACTTTCTCCAGTACGTCAAACAAGAACTCAACGTCAGCCTTTCCCTTCAAGTGCTCTACTACAAAGACATTTTCGCCACAGCAACCGACATCATAAGCCTACTCTACAAAGGCGCCAGATTCGACAAAGCTACTCTAACATGCGACATTGACGGCATTTTGGAGTGCGAAGCCGAGTTTCCAGCCCAAGACGTCGAAGTCACCACCGCAAAAATTACCGGAGCTTCATACACCGATTATGCCGGTGCCGTCTCTGGTAGTGAAAGCTATGTCAAAATCGGCGGTGTAACCTGCGAGCGAGTCACTTCTTGGAAACTGCAGATAGAAAACAGCTGCAAACCTGTCCCAGTCATAAGGTCAACCAACGGGCACTTGGCAAAGTACCTCACGTGGGGTAAACGGCTACTGACTGGGGAACTGAATTTTGAGTTTGAGAGCAAGCAAGAAGCCGACGACGTATTAGCTGACACTGAGCAATCCAGTTTAGAATTTGGGTTAGGCGGTGCCAATAAAGTGAGCGTTGAGCACACCAAGTGGGAAGATTTCTCTTTGAGCGGCAAATCCGAGGACTTGATCTACGCTAAGGTGCCCTTCACGGCTAGAGGACCGTTAACGATTTCATAG
- a CDS encoding HK97 gp10 family phage protein: protein MQGVEEFKTAMQRLDSGMQRQVHSFLASWAADVKAEAMRLVPVRTGYLRSSIYAKIQEWVAEIGADATYALFVELGTKYMQAHPYLYPAIQQYLPELEVVIVSAIEQAKAEAGL, encoded by the coding sequence ATTCAGGGCGTAGAAGAATTCAAGACAGCTATGCAAAGGTTAGATTCAGGCATGCAGCGTCAGGTCCACAGCTTTTTGGCTAGCTGGGCTGCAGACGTTAAAGCCGAAGCCATGCGCCTTGTTCCCGTTCGGACAGGTTATCTTCGAAGTAGCATCTATGCAAAGATTCAGGAATGGGTTGCTGAAATCGGGGCAGACGCCACATATGCCCTCTTCGTTGAGTTGGGCACCAAATACATGCAGGCACATCCTTACCTTTACCCAGCAATTCAGCAGTATCTGCCAGAACTAGAAGTAGTCATAGTCTCAGCTATCGAGCAAGCTAAAGCGGAGGCTGGACTTTGA